In Lycium ferocissimum isolate CSIRO_LF1 chromosome 7, AGI_CSIRO_Lferr_CH_V1, whole genome shotgun sequence, the sequence ATAGTAAAGAAATCCCAAGGCCATCAAATGCTTCACTCCAACTACCTTCTGTAAGTGTTTTCCAAAGGCCTTTCGATTTCCCAAAGGCACTTGTCTGCATCCTTGAGGAAGCGGTATCCAGTGGCTACAGAACATCAAATAACTTAATATCAGAATCTAACAGCGTCATTTTCAGATGTATGAAATTACAATTGGACTAAGAGCCATTGTTATACcttgcattttgtacatttggatattccgagttaatggcggaaagttaaggacaaggttatatttgtttccggttttgttaagaatgcataagttgcaaatttcttttattggtatggaacattaagggtaaatttgggataaggaAAATTAAAGGCTAAGAGAGGAAACAAAATGGCaaaaaaggccaaggtggccgtgggcccccaCATGTTGGCCAATTGTGTTAAGCCAAACAAAAGGGGCCATGTGTTTATTTCATACAGGggcatgtgtgtgtatatatataattcatgaATGCAAGACTACAATTCatctttcataatttaaagaaaactctagaaaattggagaaaagtggagaaaaaaaaagagaaaaagaggcacatgaccggccatgtgcccatatttatatatatatatatatgtaagtgatGAATtacacaattcatcattttaatctaagaaaattcaagaaagatggagaaagagAGACTTACCAATTTTGGCCTAGAAAATTTAATGGCCTTTcttcgttaacgtggagtagtcgcaCAGAAAACCCATGTTGTATCACATTCATAAGCCCATGGCTTATCACAcactatgatgtaaaatgaaggtttaatgatttaaatggagttGTAAATGGTGGGCTGTTTTAATGTGGTTGTAAtgtgatttcttgtattgatggaaatgataatgctaacgtatggaattgtcgatatagtttatgaatttggaagaagaaaatgtgttattgagaAAGCAACAAATCGAATATGTTAAATTGAGAgatgaaatgttgttgaattgtgttgaattattaatgttagaatgcgttttgaatccgCTTATGGATAtggttagtatggttgttggtttggttgttgatttggtcgagttgaattctcggggatgtatCTTTcacgaaatttttgtagacaaagtgttaatttggaattggattcttaagtgttacgAAGGCCAGCTATGAATGCTGGAAAGTCGCTCCACTAATATTTTACAGGACTATGTGCCAGAATTTCAAAAGTTAcataaagttttgttttcaaaagagttttgtttttaaatgattccgtaactacggaacatgttcgtagaaagtcttaaagtgaataaggtccgtaactttccgaggcggactcggattggcttgacatatgactatgatccttaCGGTCCTTAAATATGTTTATAATGTTTGACGTCCAAAGgtatttgatataaatacagAACCAAAATTTTGCAATTTTGCCTTGGAAAACTGTAGGTcggcggtatatatatatatatatatatatttgaaagatGCATAAAACTAGTTTCAATGtctcaaaaggcaagtcttacgatttCTTTTCTTAGTTCCTTCCCAGCGCTCgccaagtcaaagtattatgtttTTTTACAACCAGATAAgcatgtaagccgatgtattattacgcattgtattataaattACTGTTATCTATTTtagattcgagaaaggtaaaaagcataaaGACAAGGCtcagtcggcgggttcgctcgtgcccatcacaccctatcggattaagggtgtgacagccATGGACATTTGACAATGAGTTTTTGGCTCATGCCACTTACAATTCTTAAGCACAGAAAACCCTTGTATCATAATTCATAAGCCATGGGCTTATCACACACCATGGATTACACATTGGAGAAATTTAGTGTTCAGAAAGCAACAAATCTTAAATTGAGAGAGTTATTTGCCTCAAATATTTTACAACTATGTGCAAGCAAATAGGGAACCAAAATTTTGCAATTTTGCCTTGGAAAAATTTTGAGGGCACATATTAACTGAAAGATTCATAAAACTAGTTTCAATGTCTCGACAATTTCTTTTCTTAGTTCCTTCCCACTTTTTTACAACCAGATAAGCATTACTGTTATCTACCATAGCCAAAAAGACAAGGCTCACTCGTCCTCAAGAAGCATTCGCTGATGATCATAAAATACGACTTCATCACACACTCTTAGGTCGTATTTCCTCACAATATGCAAGTGGTATGAAAATAGGAAGCAGCACTTTGACACTACTCTTTCTATTTCCAGTAAGTCACTTAACAAGAACTAATCAAATGCAGGGCAGTATACAAACTTCATACCTGAGTTGTTATGGCTGTACAAGCGCCAGCTGCAGCTGCAATTAACAAATTGGCTCTTGTTCCAATGGATTTGGCACCACTTTTCTCCAAATAGAGTCTCTTAAAGTAGCTATATCCATAGAAATACACAAACTGGGCAATGAAAGATTGCAAGTTCTTGGTTCCCAGACCTTGGTACAGTGACAGTATCTTACCACCTGATATTGCCTCCAGTAGAACATCAGAGAGATTCCTGCAGAAGGCCAAAAGTGAATCAGTGACAAAATTAACAATGTAGAAAAAGGATAGTACTCCATCTTCTAACAGACGCACTGGAAGAGGTACAAAATAACATGTGTatcaaatattaattattaGCACATTGTCGCAAAGGAAGTGCAATCAGCAATGTACAAATTCTAGATGTGCTATGTCACTTCAATGGGATAAATAATTGCAAAAAGGGACACgtaaaagaaactaaaagcATCTCAGTCCCAGACTTCATTATAAATTCCTAACCTTTAAAGGATTGGTGTGtcatattcaaaatatattcaaatcagGAAAAGATCTCTTCCTCGCTACCACGAGAATGAAACATCAGTTGTTGATAAAATCTTCATGATAACTGAGTAGCAAGTAATCAGACATTTAAATTTGGCATTTAGGTAGGACTCATTACAGTAAACTAGGATAGAGGTTCAATGGTGATTTTCTCAACCATCTTGATAAATGGCAAAACATATAATTATTAGCCCAAAAAACTTATCATTTACAAAGTAATAATGATGAGACACACTGACGAACGGTGTTATCACATGAAGCAAAAGGACCGGTCAAAAAGCTCCAAGTCCATGAATCATGCACTTCATTCGCATGAGAATACACAGGAAATTTCAATCATCATACCAGAAGTTATAAAAAGAGCAATCAAGTAATCATGTGATTCCCAAGTGTCCCTTGTTAAAATGAAACTGCTTAAAGTAAAGGTCTGCAAACCAATAAAAGCCTCTCTAGTGACCCTTAACTAGAGGAGGTAGAGCAACTTGTTAAACCTTCTAAGTGCTAATATAAGCAGACCATCTGTTTAGTCTATCCGGCATTACAGAATTTTCTTAATCGACTAATGCAAGATTTCTTCGGATTGGTCATCTGCGAAATTGATGATCAAGCATCGTAGTCAGACTACAATAATGACAAAACTTTCTTGCTTGGAAATTTTAAAGGCCGGAAATTTATATGAAGGCAATACCTCAATTCCCCACCATGACAATCAAGTTTCACTAGAGAATataaagtcggaaaaatagtgaAATCTTTCCAGGATCCTGGGATCAACAAAGAATATGCAAGATACATAATTATGACTTATGAGGTTAATATAAATAATGGCAATAGCACAGCTAATATCACGCATTATGCACACTGACTCTtaatcatcaaaaaaaaatgaagactgACTGTTATAAGCAGACAAAGGTTCATATCTTTATTATAAGGTCACACAAATGGTTCATATCTTAGTTGTTGAAGTCTTATATGCAGAAAGTTTCTTCAGTTCTTACAGAAACAAAGTTTGTAAATTTGTTACAAACTTTAAGGAAGAAATCATTGTTATCGTTAACCCTGATAACTTATGAAATTTTGGGgaatccctttctttctctgtAGAACTCGAACACTGGAAACTCTCTTACGTAAGCATTTGTTTTGAAACGTCTACCGACAAAATCACTTCCAAAAGTTTCACTATAAAATAAGTGTTCTCCCCGTGAAAAAACATATTCttcagaaagaaaagagagaaaaaaaacctttttagCCAAAAGGCAAGGAaataatatgatgatgtgagAAACTAACTCTTTACTAAAGCTGAATATCTAAATTAAGCAATAGAAGCTTTTCCAAAGACAAAAATTCACTTTCATTCTGGAAAAACTAGATTCGGCCACATGGTTTTCAGTTGATCCGCTAACTAAAATTAAAACACGAATCTGATGCAAAAAGTCCCTTTTAAAGATCCAAACTTTGATTACCATCCAAACTCTGATTACCAATCAACGGTTCCTGTTGATCCAGTCCCGCCCCTTCACACATGatccttcaatttcttttctcCACAAAACAacatcaagattcaagaaaacaaacaatATTCCCATTTATAcaaaaccacaaaaaaaaaaaaaaaaaattaaaaaaagatccCATCATCAGAGTTTGTTAAAGGGTGGAGAAAACAAGAAACCTGTATTTACGGAGACCATGAGCTTGAACCTCAGCTTGATACTTAGCTTTACAGGTATCAAGAGGGTACAAAATACTAGTGCTTACTAGAGCTCCAATTGCTCCAGAAGTTGCTTCTGATATAGATTCCAGATCAGCTgacatctctctctctctctctctctctctttaactataaaaaaattataatcaagAATTGTATTTACCACAGCACAAATATCAAAATCCAAGACTCCAACTTTATACAATTgatcttttaagttttaacaaACACGGAAATTTTCCAACatttaagaagaaaaagtagGCGGCTTTGAAAGCGATTATTATAATTCCTACGTTATGACTGAGAATACAAAGGGTGATATACACGGTGATGTGGGGTCGATGATGGGTCTTCTTGGGAAGTGTAATACGTGATATGTACATATTGAAAAGGAATTTCTTTTATCTTATATTCATTTTAGGATCATTTGGTCATtaattataataatataaaaataaaatgataatgtGATGTGTAATACTCCCTCGAGATTATTTTGTTCAATGAGTCAtttacacaccccttaagaGAATATAAATTtctagataaaaataaataatttgactaaaataCCCATCATTAAATTTGGATTTGGTCagttaacacttaataaggacaaatttgtaaaaataagattaattctttcttaatttgataagtgaacatttttaaattaaaaaataaaaattaaatggaTATTCTTTTTGATCCAGAAGGAGTAACGAACAAGGGAAAAGGTCTATGGCCCTTGTCTTCCGAAAGAAAGATATTAATAAAGCAATATTATGACTTTACCAGAACTAAGGTGAATCACTTACcaaatatgtatgttatgttattTAAAGTGAATTAATTtggataaatttttattttaaatgatGATATTGTATTCCTTATCTAGAAATCAAAAGTTTACCCAATAGAGAATAAGATAATCTCTAGAAATCAAAAGTTTACCAACTAGAGAATAAGATAATCTaacattttttttcaatattatgatTTCTTATTGCACTAaccaaacaacaatataaaatgCTTTTGTTAtcaaatcaatttatttttcaaactataaTTATTTCTAATCGTGTGTTAAATAAATGATTTGTTAGTGAAAACTTTTTATACACAGACAATATATAGTCGGGAAGTCAAACTTGATTGCAAAGttgattttggttttttgcattGTTTACATTTTCCACGTGCCATATCATCATAAGGTGGACTGATGGGATCCCTGTTTGCTTACACGACTCCTTTGACCATCGACCTGCCAAAAGGGACCTGCCCAGTTTCCTCTTCGTGCCCGTTTTGGAaacttctttcaattttttatgtattttgattTTAACAATATTAGGGGAAATCAgttaaataattttgaaggattctttttgttttttaggGCAAGGAGAGTAGGAGCAAACAAACATTATTCtagagaaaaggaaaacaaactAGTACTacttattaaaaacaaaaatctaacgtatatgtattgattgaaaaaaaaaaaaaattataaataataactTTTGTTCAGTCTAAAATTATGCTAAAAgagacatatttttttttttgagtagatGTTTAGAGGGTGAATTTTAGTTTCTCCttcaattttattataaaaagtCAAAGCCTATTCAATTTTAAACTATTCACATCATCTTCCTTCTAATATAAAATTTcaatgttaatatgtgtttttagaggaacctttattttatttttgcatcATGAACTATCAACACCCATGattcctttttcccctttttcaagacattcatatatgttttttctttctctcttttttttttttttttttcaacttgaATGTTTTACTTATAATTTGAAGGCGATTGTTATTTTAAAATTCATTCCTGGTATAAATAAGGAAGCTCTTTTATAGAAATTTGCTACAAAATCTATCCAATTTCGTTAATACTTTAGTCCTAAGATCATGAATATTtgactcctttttttttcgtaTCTATCCAATTTTTCGTTAATACTTTAGTCCTAAGATCATGAATATTTGAGTccttttttttcgattttgaaTACTCCGTATaaacttttgacctttgattggCATTTAAAACTACTACTAATATGAGCAATTTtctcattattatttttctgtttTCTCATCAAATTCAATGTTCTAAATGAATATATTTGATTACGATTtacttaatatatattctaGTCTCTATGAACGCAGAgacggatctaggatttgaaggtgtTGGGTgtcataattttcttgaatgtacatcttgttaggaacgtGTTGGGTCGGGTCcgtctctttttagtttattcgggtcaacttaataggcctttttttattttcaaatatgaaaattacatctcaaaaatcaagaaacgaacataattaacatcttaaacaaggaatcacaccCATTGACAACAAGGTAAAATtaacattttcaccaagggacttgcatcttttatgtatattaaaaaataaacttgcacaagtaaaataacattttcaataagggaattacaccaatcaaaacaagaaaaataatagaaagactcttcaataggtaattacaccccataagtaaatgtacaattagataaactacaagttctcaaaaaataaatcataaatttcatgttttttctaagcaatgcttgtgaaatttccatcacaatttaagtagtaaagtgatttaaattgaatttaacaattatagaataacacaattttttataatacactccctcagtccatttttgtttatccaatatactaaaaatatatgtccacttttacttgtaagttgtatagtttgaaaaaccaagacataatttaccattttatacctattttacccttattattaagtactccaattcatttctcattttatttattgcttattaagagtgtcccaagtcaactatagacaagtaaacatggacgagggagtaataaacaaaagaaattataaaaaataaaaataaattgaattttgatctcaatccaaaattcccattgagacccaagtttttcgatttaaatactcacagatttgagattaagaaaaatgcttaatttaagggattttgaagtttctatttgtgtgttctcgctagagatcacagataaaataatagaatagaggaaagacaatataaataataaaaagataaatagaaaattgggagagCCAAAAAGGGAATTACTAGTACTAAGGAACTAAAAAACACAAGAAAAAACGGGAGTCAGaaatgttcaagatagattcaaacttgtgtctacCAGCCATGGCACCTTTGTCTAATTGCAACATAGGTATGTAAAAAATTTACCAATCTAGAgggtgccatgccacccccaccctatagggtggatccgcccctgtaCGAACGTGCTCACACGTTATCCCTTGTCAATCATAACATGCTAGGTAACCTTATTTGAAATTAGaagttttatattttatgaGGAATCAAAATATAATTTGATTGTATCCATTTAATACTTCCCATTAAAATGTTGTTTTTGGTGTATATCCTTTATGTTTTGACCtatgtgaaaaatattttagaactaATATAATCCAACATTAGGAATTGAGATAGTGatcacatattttatttattttcattatatacTGAAAATCTTTATTAAGCAATATTTTGCGGAAGAAgttaaatatattttgataaaaatATACATGCTGGCATGTCGTCCATAAATAATTCGTTGAAATTATAGGGTCAAGTTTCGCTCATCACAGGTTAGAACTCATAGTTTTCTAACTCACTATTGTTTTTATCAATTTTAGGATACCAAGTGAACTAAGTGAATAGCAATTAAGATAAAATCATCTATCAAGAACGAAAAAGATCATATCTACCAAGAAATTCAATCTGCTCACCATgaaatgtataaattttaatGCCAATGGTTGAAACATTTCTATGAGCAATGGAAAGAGCCACTTAGCTGGAAAGCTCAGATGCAAGAATATGAAACTTTTAAGACATTAATATGTAAAAATCAAGCTTAAAAAGCACATTAGCTCGACGCgagaaaatgaaatttaatttcctcTCTATAGAGGTTGAtaactttgaaaaaataagtcCTTTTTTAGGTCGTTGGTCgtggaaaaaaatataagtgTGTTGCACGAATATGACACGTTAATCATTTAAATTGTTTATACAATGAACAAATTATTGTAAAATAGCAATCAAATGAACAAGGGGATTACAATTTATGATAATCCTGTCTCTATTTTATGTGCAATGCACGTATATTCCCCCTGAAAATTTAAAAGACGTTGTTACCATTTATAAAGGTAGATTATCactttttattataaattttaattttaatcctTGTAAAAAGCATTGTCCAAGAGAAAAATGTCTTAGTAATttactttgaatttttttttacttgttgCTTAAGTATGCATAAGTATGCTACAAGCTTGGCTCATAAAAGTTTCTGTAATATAGACGCGGCAAGATGATGTCTTTCATGagttatattttaataaaaaaaagtcGTTTTCACATCATCCAAATGTATATCTTTCACGGGTTGTTCTTCACAAATTATTGACATGATCCGAAGCAGATCTTTCATAAATTTATGGCCATGTAATTGTTTCACATAATGATCAGTAATTGTAAACATCATGATCTTTCACATTTTAAACATATTATATATGCCATCTCGGGAAGGGCACGTAAGCAACAATTCAGGAACAAGAATTAAATATTgaggaaaaattgatttttttgttaattGCCGATTCCCGATTCCACATCATAGTAACTATTATGAAATTAAAAGTAAAGAATCtataaaaagcataaaaattgtgtattaatATATCTTTTCGTCAATGGAGATCATATCTAAACATATCAACTCTTCATATTTCAAAGGATTAATGGCATCCCACATCCTACAAATCTTAATTCTGATCATCGAATTATCCCGATCAATACCCAACTCTGAAAACAAAGAGTACGTACATTCTTAAAATTCAGTAAGAAGCAAGTTAAAATAAGGAAGCTatagcatgaaaaaaaaaatcacttccAATCCATAAATAAGGCAAAAATAGAGTATCAAGATGcacattaaaatataaaaatcgaAAAAGCAACCATGTGATGAGATGATtaatcttttcttcattttcttcttcactcTTACGTGCgctaagaaagaaaaaggaaaatgtagAATTGGTAATGACAATCAGCAGGAAAAACAATTTTAACATATTATGCTAAAACgaaaaaaccaaacaaaaaaaaacaaaacaaaaaaaaggaaaatgtagATAAATGGCCAACATTTATTCATCCGTCTTGCCACAGAAAAATACTAAATCAAAGAGATTCAACTGGCTACACAGATTAACCATTTCCAGTTGAGTTAAATGATCAAATCAACCAACACCTTGTGGAGAAAAAtgcaaaatcaagaaatagtcAACTGGGAAAACTCAAGAAAAGTAAATGACAATCTGGGAATTTCTGTTGCAAAGTACAactgccaaaaaaagaaaagttttacaccattaaatatgaaaaatactcattccatgtaaGTAAATAGAGGCAGACAACCTTTGCAAGTTCTCCATGAAGTAATGGACACTATCTGGAAATTGTAGCTCATTGCCACGACTCCTGCTCTTTTCCCTTCCCAGGTGAAACTCCTTATCCTTAATACTTTATAATGCCTCCTCAGTCCTAACCCTatcaagtaacgtattaacCAAATTACTCCATATGGCCTCCAATGTCatctatatgttattcttatacatatataacagaatcttcatccctaatccttgtatatctTTACTCTCCCCTGAGCCCATACTAAGTCGTCTCATAGTTttggtaacgcgaaattttccaggGTGTAACACCTTGAAAATTACGGTAGAACCTTGGAAAATACCTCCAGTATTCTTTTATATGGTTGAAAAAATACCtccaatattttgaaaatacgGTTGAAGACTTGGGAAAAATACCTctagtatttttttaatacaatgGAAATACGACCAGTATTTTGTGGAAGAATTTTTCTCTGTCACAAAACAGAATGCTGGACTTTCTTGATGATATATACAACCAaggatatacggtccgtatcaaGAAATACAGTCAGTATTTTTGGGGCGTACTTCGCTTCAGGGAATTCTTCTTGTACCTCGTTTGGTTTGGAAATTTTGCTAGATTCTCTGAATTTGCTGAATTCTTGGGCCCTACTCAACCTTGTATTTACTCATTTGGGGTAGAAAAACACCTTTTTCCCAATTTGACTTGAAGACTTTGGATTAAATGGTCCCTTTGAGTGTCTTCTTCCTTACGAAGGTTTGAAGATTACACAAGAACACCAAAATTCAAACCTTcaattcaatttgttttccaCCAATTTTCAGATCTAGACTCCTCTTCACTTGTAGAACAAGGTCCAACACGAATTAAACCCAATTAAGCTCCCAATCAACAAAACCCAATTTGTGTTCTTCAAAGCTTGAAGATCctacaatggtggattatcCCAATCTCTTCCAAACACTTCCAAACTTCGTATCTAACTAGATTTGACCCTCGGGAATTCATTTCTTCACTCAAATCAACACAAATCAATGTCtaacaccattttttttttgtaatttttgacatatatatatattttttttttctttttctttttttcttttcaaactaAAACAACATTCTAGCCTAAgttttgataccaaatgatatgaTCCGGCTTGTGGAAGACACATATTCAAACAACAAAAACGTGGAAACTAAAATTGCGAATAAATCAAAGATGAGAAGTGAATAAATTGGGATGAGAAATAGATAGATAGAGTAAGACCCAATTAGTAAAGGAAATATAGGCAAACTTAGGTATATGAAACCTAAACCCTCCTAATCGATTCCTACTAccgaacctatactatttgataaTCAACCAAGAGTAATCCAAATGAAttcacaaatgaacaactctattgaaaatcaatggaaaaaCGTTTCATATCCAACAAGGGAATCCACCATAATCAACTATCACTACTCACTAGATTAGCACTAATTctaccaaacaaactatcactcattTAGAGTACTCATctcaattcaacataatctaagtaAATGAAAATGGCTAAGtatagtatttatactactaggcTAAAGAAGACTAAACTAGCTTATTACAAAATATCCTTAATGAAGTAAGCGCCTTGTTTGG encodes:
- the LOC132064224 gene encoding peroxisomal adenine nucleotide carrier 1-like; amino-acid sequence: MSADLESISEATSGAIGALVSTSILYPLDTCKAKYQAEVQAHGLRKYRNLSDVLLEAISGGKILSLYQGLGTKNLQSFIAQFVYFYGYSYFKRLYLEKSGAKSIGTRANLLIAAAAGACTAITTQPLDTASSRMQTSAFGKSKGLWKTLTEGSWSEAFDGLGISLLLTSNPAIQYTVFDQLKLRLLKGKEKTTEKDASPIVLSAFSAFVLGAVSKSIATVLTYPAIRCKVMIQAAEDDEAKNAEPKSSKTISGVICSIWKKEGILGFFKGLHAQILKTVLSSALLLMIKEKISATTWVLILALRRILLLRQRRLKSA